In Anaerolineae bacterium, the following are encoded in one genomic region:
- a CDS encoding isoprenylcysteine carboxylmethyltransferase family protein — MPDNRVPDQTSRLNIYGVNTIGKHIGQAILTALMLFLGAGSTAWPWGWVFAVVTLVCWIALSIVLAVGNPELLNQRGQRIKQATAGTKKWDLIILSIYSVLILVQPLVAGLDWRYNLSGPVSPLVYVLGNGLVVLGFALLTWSMVVNRFFEPSVRIQESRGHQVITAGPFRYVRHPGYAGVILQFLGLPVALGTWTALIPGAIGIALFIIRTALEDRTLLEELPGYPEYARQTRYRLIPGIW; from the coding sequence ATGCCAGACAATCGGGTACCTGATCAGACATCACGGCTAAACATCTATGGGGTTAACACCATCGGGAAGCATATCGGGCAGGCCATCCTGACGGCGCTCATGCTCTTTCTGGGCGCCGGGTCGACGGCCTGGCCCTGGGGCTGGGTCTTTGCCGTCGTGACGCTGGTTTGCTGGATCGCCCTCAGTATTGTGCTGGCGGTGGGCAATCCGGAGCTGCTCAACCAGCGCGGCCAGCGCATCAAACAGGCAACAGCCGGTACCAAGAAGTGGGACCTGATCATCCTCAGCATCTACTCCGTGCTGATCCTGGTTCAGCCGCTCGTGGCCGGTCTGGACTGGCGCTATAACCTCTCAGGGCCGGTTTCTCCGCTGGTCTATGTGCTGGGCAACGGGCTGGTGGTGCTGGGCTTTGCCCTGCTTACCTGGTCGATGGTGGTGAACCGTTTCTTTGAGCCAAGTGTGCGCATTCAGGAGTCACGCGGGCATCAGGTCATCACAGCTGGACCGTTCCGCTATGTGCGCCATCCGGGCTATGCTGGCGTCATCCTCCAGTTCCTTGGTTTGCCGGTCGCCCTGGGGACATGGACAGCCCTGATTCCCGGCGCCATCGGCATTGCGCTCTTCATCATTCGGACGGCGCTGGAGGATCGCACGCTGCTTGAGGAACTGCCTGGATATCCGGAGTATGCCCGGCAAACCCGTTACCGGCTTATCCCTGGCATCTGGTAA
- a CDS encoding Crp/Fnr family transcriptional regulator: MIVITRSLPDTALAQKLSQHRYFRGVTGDQLQELAAAARCYALAAGEVLFWEGEPSAGLWLIQAGRVKIFKVSPEGNEHILHLVGPGDSCNDIAALDGGPNPANAAALSEVIACCLPHTALRAAIMADPQLAMTVIQVLTGRTRELVQQVEDLALHSVTTRLARFLLKQLENPALSGPSITRTAIAAHLATTPETLSRALSALERAGIIATERSAIRVLREDLLRMMAMQ; this comes from the coding sequence ATGATTGTCATCACGCGTTCCCTGCCGGATACCGCCCTGGCGCAGAAGCTGAGCCAGCATCGCTACTTCCGTGGTGTCACCGGCGATCAACTGCAGGAACTGGCTGCGGCGGCTCGCTGTTACGCCCTGGCCGCTGGCGAAGTGCTCTTTTGGGAAGGGGAACCCAGCGCCGGACTGTGGCTTATTCAGGCCGGGCGGGTCAAAATCTTCAAAGTCAGTCCCGAAGGCAACGAGCACATCCTGCACCTAGTGGGGCCGGGCGATTCCTGCAACGACATTGCCGCCCTGGATGGCGGCCCCAACCCGGCCAACGCCGCCGCACTCAGCGAGGTCATCGCCTGCTGCCTGCCTCACACCGCCCTGCGCGCCGCAATCATGGCCGATCCCCAGCTGGCCATGACCGTGATTCAGGTGCTGACCGGGCGCACCCGCGAACTGGTTCAGCAGGTAGAAGACCTGGCGTTACATTCGGTCACCACCCGCCTGGCCCGCTTCCTGCTCAAGCAACTGGAGAACCCTGCCCTCAGCGGCCCCAGCATCACCCGGACGGCCATCGCCGCTCACCTGGCCACCACGCCGGAAACGCTCAGCCGTGCCCTGAGCGCCCTGGAACGGGCGGGCATTATCGCCACCGAGCGCAGCGCGATCCGCGTCCTGCGGGAAGATTTGCTGCGCATGATGGCGATGCAATAG
- the sixA gene encoding phosphohistidine phosphatase SixA yields the protein MELYFVRHGIAEEREQWAPQPDHLRPLTAEGITRMRKSAVTIKALGVRPAAILTSPMTRARQTADILGQALDCVVTEVEALASFSIDALSELLDHYPTADSLLLVGHEPDFSTVVEMLIGGGQVVVKKGSLIRVDLYATHPPRGYLTWLIPPKALLLR from the coding sequence GTGGAACTCTACTTTGTCCGGCACGGCATTGCTGAGGAGCGCGAGCAGTGGGCGCCGCAGCCCGATCATCTGCGCCCGCTGACCGCCGAGGGCATCACCCGCATGCGCAAGTCCGCTGTGACGATCAAGGCGCTGGGCGTGCGCCCGGCAGCCATCCTGACCAGCCCGATGACCCGCGCCCGCCAGACGGCGGACATCCTGGGGCAGGCGCTGGATTGCGTGGTCACCGAGGTTGAGGCGCTGGCGAGCTTCAGCATCGACGCCCTGAGCGAGTTGCTCGACCACTACCCGACGGCGGATAGCCTGCTGCTGGTCGGGCACGAGCCGGATTTCAGCACGGTGGTGGAGATGCTGATTGGCGGCGGGCAGGTGGTGGTCAAGAAAGGTAGCCTGATCCGCGTCGATCTCTACGCGACTCATCCGCCGCGTGGCTACCTGACCTGGCTCATCCCACCCAAGGCGCTCTTGTTGCGCTAG
- a CDS encoding response regulator, whose product MFLATRFSILCIDDADDLLQGMQRILLRAGHLVHTAQGGADGITLLRQLPSVDVILVNYRLASVSGMDVVTFVAEEPRLDNAGLVICSADNVLELPIQHAAWPRVDVCLPLPFQPMELYDAVFEAYTRRRGYLYCLAV is encoded by the coding sequence ATGTTTCTCGCAACCCGCTTCAGCATCCTGTGCATCGACGACGCGGATGACCTGCTGCAGGGCATGCAGCGCATCCTGTTGCGGGCCGGACACCTGGTGCACACGGCGCAGGGCGGCGCTGATGGCATTACGCTTTTGCGGCAGCTGCCCTCGGTCGATGTAATCCTGGTGAATTACCGTCTGGCGAGCGTGTCGGGCATGGATGTCGTCACCTTCGTGGCGGAAGAGCCGCGCCTGGATAACGCGGGCCTGGTGATCTGTAGCGCGGATAACGTGCTGGAGCTGCCCATTCAGCACGCCGCCTGGCCGCGCGTGGATGTTTGCCTGCCGCTGCCCTTCCAGCCTATGGAGCTGTACGACGCCGTGTTCGAGGCCTACACGCGCCGGCGGGGTTACCTGTACTGCCTGGCCGTCTAG
- a CDS encoding FHA domain-containing protein, whose translation MPKCPNCQHDYVEGMIICDYCGFVVDSAAIARYTETQRFGESEPGQNQPRWGSARFDDQTRLLLRLMDSGQTLYVEVRQPEGVTLGRYDPLTQSGPDIDLTGFDAERLGVSRRHARLTVLDNSLYITDLDAANGTYLNGLRLTSQQPRILRDGDEIRLGHLKLLVTFVDMVNK comes from the coding sequence GTGCCCAAGTGTCCGAATTGCCAGCATGACTATGTCGAAGGCATGATCATCTGCGACTATTGCGGCTTTGTGGTGGATTCAGCGGCCATTGCCCGCTATACCGAAACGCAGCGTTTTGGCGAAAGCGAACCCGGCCAGAACCAGCCGCGCTGGGGATCGGCCCGCTTTGACGATCAGACGCGCCTGCTGTTGCGCCTGATGGATTCCGGGCAGACTCTGTACGTAGAGGTGCGCCAGCCGGAGGGAGTCACGCTGGGCCGCTACGACCCGCTTACGCAGAGTGGCCCGGACATCGACCTGACCGGCTTTGACGCGGAGAGGCTGGGCGTCTCCCGCCGCCATGCGCGGCTGACCGTCCTGGATAATTCGCTGTACATCACTGATCTGGACGCGGCTAACGGCACCTATCTCAACGGGTTGCGCCTGACCTCCCAGCAGCCGCGCATCCTGCGCGACGGTGATGAGATCCGCCTGGGCCATCTCAAGCTGCTGGTGACCTTCGTCGATATGGTCAACAAGTAA
- a CDS encoding EamA family transporter: protein MAEIDHSGRVTAPPVTAAWQGVGLVVLATLCFSTAILFVRLIHGLDAMTITFYRSLFAFLFFCGLLPRFREPLAIARYRRYIPLLVGLGLAMALTASLYTYAVQHTTAANAALLNNSAPLYVALLAPPLLKEARPRYLWPGIALAALGVILITDPARLRLDPAAFGGIAAAALSGVTYAGPMLIGRALRGRVSSLTQIWWGAGLTALLLSPFGLRGDPATILNQLHLLIPLGVLSLGVPYLLMFLGLARVKAQVGSVAALMEPVFGTLIGFLFFAEVLTPIGMLGALGVLSAIVLISR from the coding sequence ATGGCTGAAATCGATCATTCCGGGCGCGTCACTGCCCCGCCTGTGACTGCGGCCTGGCAGGGCGTCGGGCTGGTGGTGCTGGCGACTCTGTGCTTTAGCACAGCGATCCTCTTCGTCCGCCTGATCCACGGGCTGGACGCAATGACCATTACCTTCTACCGCAGCCTGTTTGCCTTCCTGTTCTTTTGCGGGCTATTGCCGCGCTTTCGGGAGCCGCTGGCGATTGCCCGTTACCGGCGGTACATCCCCCTGCTGGTCGGGCTGGGGCTGGCCATGGCCCTGACCGCCAGCCTGTACACCTATGCCGTTCAGCACACGACCGCGGCTAACGCTGCTCTGCTCAACAATTCTGCACCGCTGTATGTGGCCCTGCTGGCGCCGCCACTGTTGAAGGAAGCCCGCCCGCGCTATCTATGGCCAGGGATTGCGCTGGCCGCGCTGGGGGTGATCCTGATCACTGACCCGGCCCGGCTGCGGCTGGACCCGGCGGCCTTTGGCGGGATTGCCGCTGCCGCGCTCTCCGGCGTCACCTACGCCGGGCCGATGCTGATCGGTCGCGCCCTGCGCGGGCGGGTGAGCAGCCTCACGCAGATCTGGTGGGGGGCTGGCCTGACCGCGCTGCTGCTTAGCCCGTTCGGCCTGCGCGGTGATCCCGCGACCATCCTGAACCAGCTTCACCTGCTGATCCCGCTGGGTGTGCTGTCGCTGGGCGTGCCGTACCTGTTGATGTTTCTGGGGCTGGCGCGGGTCAAGGCCCAGGTAGGCAGTGTGGCGGCGCTGATGGAGCCGGTCTTTGGGACGCTGATCGGCTTTCTTTTCTTCGCGGAAGTGCTGACGCCGATCGGGATGCTGGGGGCGCTGGGCGTTCTCAGCGCGATTGTCCTGATTTCGCGTTGA
- a CDS encoding rRNA pseudouridine synthase gives MPQERLHKLLAQAGVASRRACENLIRDGRVTVNGQPAKLGMGVDPATDVIRVDGEVIALAQSRPVYIMLNKPAGVISAAQAQPQEKRPTVLDLVDVAERVYPVGRLDADSEGLVLLTNDGALTQRLTHARYGHQKVYRVLVEGVPTPEQLEIWAAGVILDDGPTAPCQVSVARRLENNTWLEVTMGEGRKRQIRRTASAVGLRVLRLIRTRIGTLRLSGVKPGEWRYLTDEEVAALRRPAAPVRPARRPARSAAGESAPAHPRRFRHPERGRKDGDERPLASSRSPRSKAIGREEHPQRPTPPQRKRRPARPTRDSASDWDTRPAEKRRPAAPARPAPDEGAVSDRPRPARRPGRPAPAGQGRGRPARQPRPASDRRERRGGRSGSKPGGKKKKG, from the coding sequence ATGCCCCAGGAACGTCTCCATAAACTGCTGGCACAGGCCGGCGTTGCCTCCCGCCGCGCCTGTGAAAACCTGATTCGGGATGGTCGTGTGACCGTCAACGGCCAGCCGGCGAAACTGGGGATGGGCGTTGACCCCGCCACAGACGTGATTCGCGTCGATGGTGAAGTGATCGCCCTGGCTCAGTCGCGCCCGGTGTACATCATGCTCAACAAGCCCGCCGGTGTGATCAGCGCGGCGCAGGCCCAGCCTCAGGAGAAGCGCCCAACCGTCCTCGATCTGGTTGACGTGGCGGAGCGCGTATACCCGGTTGGGCGGCTGGACGCAGACAGCGAAGGGCTGGTGCTGCTGACCAATGACGGCGCGCTGACGCAGCGCCTGACCCACGCCCGCTACGGCCACCAGAAGGTCTATCGGGTGCTGGTGGAGGGCGTCCCCACGCCTGAGCAACTGGAAATCTGGGCGGCGGGTGTGATCCTCGATGATGGTCCGACCGCTCCCTGCCAGGTCAGCGTCGCCAGGCGACTGGAGAACAATACCTGGTTGGAAGTGACCATGGGCGAGGGCCGCAAACGCCAGATCCGCCGCACGGCCTCGGCGGTGGGCCTGCGTGTGCTGCGCCTGATCCGCACCCGGATCGGCACTCTGCGCCTGAGCGGGGTCAAACCGGGGGAGTGGCGCTACCTGACCGACGAAGAAGTGGCCGCCCTGCGCCGCCCTGCTGCGCCGGTTCGCCCGGCACGTCGTCCGGCCCGGTCTGCTGCTGGGGAATCAGCCCCGGCGCATCCCCGACGCTTCCGCCACCCGGAACGGGGCAGGAAGGATGGCGACGAGCGCCCGCTGGCGAGCAGCCGGTCTCCCCGCAGCAAAGCGATCGGGCGCGAGGAGCATCCGCAGCGCCCGACGCCACCACAGCGGAAGCGACGCCCGGCCCGGCCCACCCGTGATAGCGCCTCAGACTGGGATACCCGCCCGGCTGAAAAGCGCCGCCCCGCCGCGCCAGCCCGGCCAGCGCCGGACGAAGGGGCGGTCAGCGACCGTCCTCGCCCGGCCCGCCGGCCGGGTCGACCCGCGCCCGCCGGTCAGGGCAGGGGGCGTCCTGCCCGGCAACCGCGCCCGGCCAGCGACCGCCGGGAGCGCCGCGGTGGGCGTAGCGGCAGCAAGCCGGGCGGCAAAAAGAAGAAAGGATGA